The DNA sequence TCTCTATAAAGGCAATGCCGGAATTTACAGCGCCACAAAGAAGATGGTTCTGTTGAAGTAGCCTTTGAAGAGCATCTTTGCCCTAAAAGCCCCGTTATCTGACGGGGCTTTTTAATTACCGCTTGGCCGATTGCTTCCGGGTTTGTATAATATCCATATGAAAGCCGCTTATCTTGTTTTTCTGCTGATACTTTTCTTATTCCCGGCGACCGGGCTTATCACCTGCGGACATTCCAATGAAATGTCCTATACCGGCCCGCCGCCGCGAACCTCACCGCTTGATACTGCCGGGGCCGGCCATCGGAAAAGCAGCCTTCCGCCCAAAATGCTCACGGTCGATTTCGAAGTCCCCGGGGCTGATTCCTGCCGGGTGAAAATAGACGTCCATAATTCTGGGACAAAGCTGATAAGAGATATTGTCGACTCCACTTATGCCCCCGGCAAATACAGTATCAGCTGGATCGCCAAGAGCAATGACGGTGTTTTCTTCGATGACGGCGTCTATTATTACCAGTTTGACATTTGCGGCGGAGTTTTCACCCGAACTCTAAGATACCGGCGCATATGGCAATGACTCTTCTCTATACATTATAACACCTCTTTCCCGCCTTTTCTCCGGGATAGTGCAATAATCTGCACCGTAACATCCACTATATAAAAATGTGCAAATTTTGATATTCATGATTATGGCCTAAAGCCGATACATTAAGGGAAATCAGCCCATGTTCTAAATCAAAGTGAGAGGACAAAGAGCACCCATTTGAGGAGAGATAATGCCCAGCATACTCGTTATTGACGATAAAGAATCCATGCGGACCATGCTTTCGCAGACGCTGAGTGAGGAAGGATACCAGGTGGATGTCGTGGAGGATGGCCAAAAAGCGATCGATCTGGCCCACCTCAAGAGCTATGACCTGGCGGTGACCGACCTGAAGATGCCCGATATGGATGGTCTCGAGGTTCTTACCCGGCTCAAAGAGATCGACAGCGATATGTCGGTCATCATTATGACCGCTTATGGAACCGTGGAATCGGCCGTCGCGGCCATGAAAAACGGGGCTTATGATTTTATCACCAAGCCGTTCGACCCCGACCATTTGACGGTCATAGTCGAGCGGGCGTTGGAAAACCGCCGCCTGATCGCCGAAAATTCGCTTCTGCGCGAGGAATTGGCGGCCAATCTCGGATTCAGCGAAATAATCGGTCAGAATGAGAAAATGAAAGAGGTCTCGCGGCTGATACAGAAAGTCGCCGCCTCGGATACCTCGGTTCTTCTTCTGGGCGAATCGGGCACTGGCAAGGAGCTCTTTGCCCGCGCCATACATAATCTTTCGCCCCGGCGCGATAAGCCGTATGTGGCCATCAACTGCGCCGCCATACCGCATGAACTTCTCGAAAACGAGCTGTTCGGTTCCGAAAAAGGGGCCTATACCAGCTCGGTGGCGCGCAAAATGGGGAAATTCGAAATCGCCGAGGGAGGCACCATTTTCCTCGATGAAATCGGCGATATGGATATCGCGCTGCAGGCCAAACTTCTCCGCGTACTCCAGCAGAAGAGTTTCGAACGGCTGGGCGGCACCAAGCAGGTGGCGGTGAATGTCCGCGTTATCGCCGCGACCAATATGGATCTGGCCGATATGATTAAGAAAAAGCTGTTCCGCGAAGACCTATATTATCGTCTCTCGGTTTTTCCGATAACAATTCCGCCGCTGCGCGACCGGTGCGATGACATTCGCCCCCTGGCCGAGTTTTTTATCAGCAAGTATTGCCGGGAGATGAAAAAGCAGCTTAAAGGTCTTTCCAAAGAGGCTCTGGCCCTGCTTGAAAAATACCATTGGCCGGGGAATGTCCGCGAACTCGAAAATACCGTCGAGCGGGCGATTATTCTGGCGGAAGGGAAAAAAATCACCCCCGACCACCTGGCCATTCGGCTGCCCACCACCGGTGAGATTCGTCTCCGTGAGGGAGCCGGCCTTAAAGAGATCGGCGCGCACGCGCAGATGACCGCCGAGAAGGCCGCCATTGTCAGAATTCTGGGGCAGGTGCGGGGGAATAAGCGGAAATGCGCCGAGGTGCTCAAAATCGATTACACGACTCTCTTTGACAAAATAAAGAAGTATGGCATCGAAAACGGTCAGGTTTAAGACTCCTCATCCTCACTTGTTTTATCTATAGATAAAGGCCCTGCTGAAGCGGGGCCTTTGCGTTTGCATCCGGTATTCAAGCGTTATTGCCTCATACAATGTCATTTCCCGCCGTGGCGGGCGCACGTGCCAATATTGTTAAGTTCGGGCAGGCTGAAACCTGATGTGCACAAAATATGTGCGTCATGAATATGGCGGAAATGGGTTTGTCATTGGAATTCCTGCGCCTCCAAAAAACATAATCACTTTCTGCTTATTGATTGCCGGATAATGGGTTGGGCGGTCGGGAGGGGTTCGGCAAATTGGGTTTGTTTCTTCGTTTTTTAAAAGTGTCATTTTGCCCCCTCCGGTAGAAAAAATACAAAAATAGGCTGTTTTGGGAAGAAAGGCCGGTTGGAATTGATCTCTTTTTGTTTTCCGACATATTAATAAACCTGTGCATTTGTGGCTCTAATAATGGGGATGGAGGGCAAATCACCATCGATTCGATGTGGATTTTGCAGAGGGTGTGGAAGAGTTCATCCCCAAGCCGTGCGCTCGAAGCGAACGGCCTGGGAATGCCACCCGGCCGTCAGGTCACCATTCCCCCCCGCTGCTGCGGGGGGAATTAAGGACCTGACGGAACAGGTAGGAGGTTCCTTGACGGCGCAAAAGGCCGCAGGGTCACGCCCGCCGCCGGAGGCGGCGGCCAAAGACCCAGTGGAACAATGAATATTTTTAGGTAGGTCAGGAGCTTTACGCTCCTGACAAAATTGTGTCAGGTCTGCAAGAGACCTGACCTACCAGACTGGCGGAACAATGAATATTTTTAGGTAGGTCAGGAGCTTTACGCTCCTGACATAATTGTGTCAGGTCTGCAAGAGACCTGACCTACCAAACTGCTTATTTGTTGCCGGATAATGGGTTGGGCGGTCGGGAGGGGTTCGGCAAATTGGGTTTGTTTCTTCGTTTTTTAAAATGTTTCTTTTAGTCCGGCGGCGAATTGGCAAAGTGGCGCAGTTGGAGAATGGAGATGCGCCCCGGCCGGTTTTTGGACCGAATGATCTTAAGGCATTGGCACAATTGGCGTTAGGTGATTTTTTGCTGACGGACATATAAATAAGCACTCCTTCTATATAAGGGGGGCGAAGGGTAAATCACCATCGGTTCGATAGTGATTTTGTTAAGTGAGAGGCGGCGGCCAAAGACCCAGTGGAACAATGAATATTTTTAGGTAGGTCAGGAGCTTTACGCTCCTGACATAATTGTGTCAGGTCTGCAAGAGACCTGACCTACCAAACTGATGGAACAAGGAAAGACTTTCGCCTTGCATTTTGTTGACCAAGGGGTGTATACTTAAGTTTAAAGCGGTTTTGACCCACAAAACTGGAAGGCAGGTAAGCAGGCAAATATGTCCGAAATGGATCTGGCATTTGAGAAGATTGCGGTTCTGGTAAAAGACTTTGAACGCAATGAGTCGCATTACAGATCGAGCAATTACACAGAATCGCAGGCGCGCAAAGACTTTATAGATAAGTTTTGGATGGCCCTTGGCTGGGATGTGAACCATGACCGGCAAAGCAACCCTTATGAACAGGAAGTCAAGGTAGAGCGGGGTGTCGCAATGGCAGCAGGTCAGCGGCGGGCCGACTATGCTTTCTATCTTGCGCCCAATTTTCATGATGTGCGGTTTTATGTGGAGGCAAAGAAGCCATCAGTTGACATAGGGACAAAGGAGAACCATTTCCAACTGATCCGTTACGGCTGGAATAGCAACACGCCGCTTGCTGTTCTCACCGATTTTGAGCATTTTAATGTGCTCGATTGCCGTTATAGACCCGATATGGAAACCGCATTGAATCGCATTTATAAGAAGTTCCATTATAGCGATTATGCCAACCATGAAAAATTTGGGGAGATATACTGGCTGTTCTCGCGGGAGGCGGTTGCCGACGGGTCGATAGAAAAGCGCGCCAAGGAGCTTCCCAAGCCGCGCGGCAAGGCGATACAGCGGGGCCTGTTCCCGGGTGGGTACCAGAGCATTGACGAATCGTTTCTGGCGGAACTGGACGAGTATCGTAAGGATTTGGCCCGCACTTTCAAGAATAAAAACCCGGAGCTAAGCAGCGAGACATTAACCGAACTCACCCAGCGCACGCTTGACCGCCTTGTATTTCTGCGTTTCCTCGAAGACAAAGGGATCGAACCGTAACGCCGTGTGGAGCACTTGGGGGATAAGGGTAAAGCCTGGAGCGACTTCATCGCCGCCAGCGATCGTCTCGACGACATCTATAACGGCATTGTATATAGACCTCACGATATCCTCGATAGCACCAAATTTCATGTTGACGACAGAGTCTTTTCCGACATTTGCCAGCATCTCGCCCGAAGCGATTCGCCCTACGACTTCAACTTCATCCCGATCCACATCCTGGGCTCTATCTATGAACGGTTCCTGGGCAAGGTGATCGTCGCCACCAACAAGCGGGCCACGGTGGAAGAGAAACCGGAAGTACGCAAAGCCGGGGGGGTCTATTACACGCCGGAGTATATTGTTCGCCACATTGTGGAAAACACAGTCGGGAAACTGATTGCCGGGAAGACGCCGAACCAGATTGCCAAGATGCGTTTTGCCGATATTGCCTGCGGGAGCGGCTCGTTCCTGCTGGGGATATTCGATTTGCTGCTGATCTACCACGGGCAGTATTACAACAAGAACCCCCGCAAAGCGCGCAAAGGCGATTGCATAAAACGGGACGGCAAGCTATACCTGACGCTGCAGAAGAAACGGGAAATCCTGCTCAATAATATCTACGGCGTGGACATTGACGCCCAGGCCGTCGAAGTATGCCAGCTCTCGCTCTACTTGAAACTGCTGCAGGAAGAGACGGAAGCCAGCACCCGCCAATACCTGCTGGACTTCGAGCATATCGCGCAGATGAAAAAGCTACTGCCTGATCTAAGCAAAAACATCGTCTGTGGCAACTCACTGATAGGTCGAGACGGGGAACGCGACCTCGTCGATGACGAAGTACGCGAACTTAACGCCATGGACTTTGAGGACGCATTTCCCGCAGTAATGAAGCGCGGCGGATTTGACGCCATCGTCGGCAACCCGCCGTATATCTTTACACGCAATGAAGGTCTTACCCAAAACGAAAAGGCATACTTTTATCGGCACTATAAGCATCAAAGTGCCCAATTAAATACTTTTGGACTGTTTTTGGAGCGTTCACATGCAATAATGCGGCAAGGTGCATCGCTCGGTTACAT is a window from the Candidatus Zixiibacteriota bacterium genome containing:
- a CDS encoding sigma-54 dependent transcriptional regulator, which produces MPSILVIDDKESMRTMLSQTLSEEGYQVDVVEDGQKAIDLAHLKSYDLAVTDLKMPDMDGLEVLTRLKEIDSDMSVIIMTAYGTVESAVAAMKNGAYDFITKPFDPDHLTVIVERALENRRLIAENSLLREELAANLGFSEIIGQNEKMKEVSRLIQKVAASDTSVLLLGESGTGKELFARAIHNLSPRRDKPYVAINCAAIPHELLENELFGSEKGAYTSSVARKMGKFEIAEGGTIFLDEIGDMDIALQAKLLRVLQQKSFERLGGTKQVAVNVRVIAATNMDLADMIKKKLFREDLYYRLSVFPITIPPLRDRCDDIRPLAEFFISKYCREMKKQLKGLSKEALALLEKYHWPGNVRELENTVERAIILAEGKKITPDHLAIRLPTTGEIRLREGAGLKEIGAHAQMTAEKAAIVRILGQVRGNKRKCAEVLKIDYTTLFDKIKKYGIENGQV
- a CDS encoding type I restriction enzyme HsdR N-terminal domain-containing protein, which gives rise to MSEMDLAFEKIAVLVKDFERNESHYRSSNYTESQARKDFIDKFWMALGWDVNHDRQSNPYEQEVKVERGVAMAAGQRRADYAFYLAPNFHDVRFYVEAKKPSVDIGTKENHFQLIRYGWNSNTPLAVLTDFEHFNVLDCRYRPDMETALNRIYKKFHYSDYANHEKFGEIYWLFSREAVADGSIEKRAKELPKPRGKAIQRGLFPGGYQSIDESFLAELDEYRKDLARTFKNKNPELSSETLTELTQRTLDRLVFLRFLEDKGIEP